The sequence TTAATTCTTGAGCGCCATTGGCAAGTCTCGTTATATCTCCCTGTTTAGAAACTAAAGATTCTTTCATTGTCCTGTTGCCGTCTTCCACTTGTTTTGCTCCATCAGCTAAACGGCCTATATCGGAGGACTTTCCATTTAATGAATCAAGAATTTGTTCAGAACCATCTTTTAATTGTCCTGTCCCATCATTCATTTGTTTAGCACCATCTGCAGCTTCTTTAAATCCATTAGCAACTTCTTTCACTTGTGAAACAACATTTTCTACATATGTTGCGGTAATTTGTGTAGATAATTGTGTTTTTAATGTTTCAGCAGCTTTATTAGTGACTTGGGCAGCCATGAAGTGCAGGCCTTCATTTTGCGTATATTTTAATTCTGGTTTTATTGGTTCGTCGTCAAGTACAGTTAATGCTTTTTCTGAAAAATCTTTAGGTACTTCAATAGTCATATAATATTTCATGTTATCCATACCATTTTTAGCTTCTTCAGACGAGACAAAATCCCAACCCAATAATTTATTTTCTTTTAAGCTGGCAATCAAGACCTCGCCGATATTTATTCTTTCTCCATCTGAAATAGCACCTTGATCGTTATTAACAACAGCAACTGGTAAATTATCTGTGTTATCATATGGTCCCCATTTCGGAGATAACATGATCATTGCATACACAAGCGGCACCAATACCCCTAGACAGACAGATAGAAGTATATACCGATTTTTGAAAATACGTTTAATTTCTGCGGAAATATAACCCGCTTTTCCCATGAAATATCCCCCTTTAAGTTGTCTCGTTCTCTTTTCATATAAGAGATTGTTAAAAAATTTGAATAAAATGATACATAGAATTTTTTTCAATGCATGTCAGAATGGATAACATTTTAGTGTTGAAGTTAAGACGATGCCAGCGGAAAAAATTTCAACGTTCAACAGATAAGGGCAACAAGAAAGTGTCTCGTCAACCAATTGTCGGCCAGCTAAGTTTCTTATTGCTTAGGAAACTCTATCCGCTTATACATGGTGGATAACTTTTTTGAAAAGTATCTTTACGTTTAGCTTCATTGCTTGTGCTTTTGTACTTCAAGGATAAGAAAGGTATCAACATATATAACCAGGATATGACATGTTAGCTTGACCTCAGCTTTTTTATTCTTTTTGGAACGTGCACTAATAGGAAAAAAATGTATGGGCTAGTTTTGCAATGGTTTTGTTAAAAAAGGCAATGAAAATCAATCAGATTTCCACTGCCTATCCTCAATCAATTAATTGAAGATATACTTGCGAAATACATGTAAAGATCCCCCTAATGCAAGTAATATTGTACCAATTAATAATGTAAACGGAATATTCGTTGCTGTATTCGGAAGAACTCCGCCTTTATTGGTATTTTCTTGTTTTGGATTATCATTGTTGTTGTTCCCAACACCTATATTATTATCATCGTCTGGCTTCTCATCGTTAACAGGTTTATCCCTATCACCCGGATTTTGATCATCGCTTGGCTTTTCACCGTCATCAGGCTTCGCCCCATCCCCCGGTTTCTCACCGTCATTAGGTGTATCTCCATCACCAGGCTTGTCACCATCACTTGGTTTATCGTCATCACCTGGATCTGCAGCTTCTTCAACATAAACAGTTCGAGTAGCTGTTGCTTTGTTTCCAGCTTTATCGGTCACTGTATATGTAATGCTATATTCACCAGCTTTATGAGTAATTACCTCTCCTGAAATCTTCATTTGTTCGGTGAGATCTCCGTCAACGTTATCTTTAGCAGTAGCACCTGGTTCGCTATACGTTTCACCAACATTTAAAGTCATTGGATTATCGCCGTTTAACGTAATAACTGGTGCATCATTATCCACTTCTTCCTCTGTTTCTTCTACCTTCACTGTCGTAAGCAGAGTATCCTCCGGTGGCGTACAGGTAACAGGTAAATTAACTGGTGTTGTGCCTAACTTTGCATGAATTTCTGCTTTTATCTCACCTACATGGATGTTTACATCCACACCGCCGGCAGTATAGCTTGCATCAATTGCACCTATACTGAATGGAATAAAAGGAGCATCATTGTCAAACGGAGTTTCCGGAATGGCAACCCCTTCTGTTCCAACTACATTCACCGTTTCATTTGCGGCTTGCAAATGAAATTGATTTAAGTGGTCATTAAACGGATTAATTAAACCCTTTAATGGAGCTAAGCTTCCAGTTACATCCACTTCAATTGCTGTTTCAATATCAGAAACGGAAAACTTCTCATGCGGATTCACCATATCCGGAATTGATACGGTAGGTGTAACCTTCATATCAATGAGAATGTCTCCTGCAATTGAAGTTTTAGCAATACATTCATAATCAAATGTTTTTGTTTCTTGTTTTGCATGTACGATTTTTAATCCGTCATTATAGAAAATCACGAAAATAATACTTAACATGATAATGGTGAGTTTTTTTGTTATTTTGTTAATGATAATCTCCTCCTTTTTTCATTTATTTCTCTTTAATTAGACATGTATCACGCTCCGTTTCATAAAAGCATTGTTGTAAACCCTTTCATTTTCTGTTAGTATGAAAACAGTTATAGTACAGAGTTGTATTTAGTAACCTGTTGTATGAAAGCTGTACTATTACTTTAAATTTTTTATACTCTTTCACCAATTCCTAAAAAAATCGTATTTTCATATAGCTCATTCAATTACACCCCTATTTTTATATGGCTGAAATAAACTTATCATAAAAACAAGTCCTAATTAATGAGGGAATAACTTTTTAAAGCAATTAGGATAGCAGTTTAAGGAATAAGTAAAATTAAATAATAGAAAGGAGCAAATGGAAGATAATTTAATTCTAAAAGAGATTAAAATTTCAAGTCGGACAATTTATATCCAAATACAACTAAATAAATCAGAATATTCTATAAATAGGGGGATTTTGCAAGGAATGCTTTTCTCCTTGAAGTGCAATAAAGGAAAAAATGCAATGTGATAAGCTGGCGAAATTTTTTCTTTTTCCTTGCACTATAAGAAAGTATAAAACTTTATGGTTTATAGTATAAGAAAAACGATAGCTTTCGCCATAAAGACTTGGCGACAAGCCAAGTTTTTCTAAAAAAAGAGGATCGTTTTTACGGCGTCTTACAACACCTTAGATGCGAGATAAAATATAAATGAATGAGGGGAGTACGAACGGTTTAAAAGCTTAATTATTTTTGAGGGAGATATAATCAATTGATGAAAAAGAAGGGGGGGAATGTTTTATGAAATTGACTTTAGACCATTATCTAGACTCCTTATTTCATCACGGATTAGTCATCATGCGAGAAAATGAACAAGCAATTCAAGATAATTGGAAAAAAATTCAACACTATTTTCAAAATACAGGTAAGAAATCGGCAAGTACTACAGTCAAATCTGTTAAAATTTTCTCGGAAGTCATTTTTGGTTATCAATACGATAAAGAGACATTAATGAGCCAATTGAGGACTGCTTGGAACAAAGAAATAGGTAATAATTCATTGAATCAATTCATTATAACACTATTAGAAAATGCGGTTCACCAAGCCACTAATTTAAACAAGGATAATAATTATAATGATCATCAAGCTATTCAATATGTTTTTACTAAAATCGGTGAACATATTCTTACAGAAAAAATAGAACACTTATTTACAATTGATACTTTTTTAGAACATCTAGTTACTTCTGAGCAGTTACCAATCGAATGGGTTGCTGTTGTAGTAAGAAGCGACAATGTATTTTATGTTGATAAATGGTTCAATAGATATCAATGTTTACTGCATACACATTATGAAATTGCAGCAGAGAATATTTTTGATTTAACGGAACAATTATTGAGATATATTACTCATTCCAATAATAAAAATGTGATTACCATTCCCTTTGAAAATATGACCTTATTGTTATGCACGGATAAAGGTAGTACAGGGCATATTGTTCCTTTTATTCACCATGCGTTACAACTTTTTCAAAGCAGTAAGACAATTTTAAATATAACTCGACAAGAACAGCGGTGGAAGGACTCTGTCATTATGTTTTTTGAATCAATTATGCAGGCAAAATCGTTTAAAGAGGCGTTAGAATTGGTAATGAAGGGGTTTACAAAATATTTACCATTTGAACGATGCGGAATTTTTTCCTATTCCCACAATGATGAAATTGGGATCGGTTTATCGGGTCATCGATTTGATATAAAAGCAATTCAAGAGATCACGGAAGATGTACGAAATTTCCCGGTCATTAATAATGGTTTAGAACTATTACGATTGTTTGGTGATGGAATTAAATTTTTACAGCCGCTTTATATACCTGATGCTAAAGATAGTTTTCCTACCACGTATATTCAGCAATTTCAATTAAAATCTGTAGTTGTAGCGCCAATTTTCAAAGCTTCCAATCATGAATTAATCGGGGCTGCTATCCTTGATCAAGGAGCAAATAAGCAGTTTACAATGTCACAGGATACGTATACGGCATTGATTAAGTTCGGACAAAGTGCTGGAGAAATTATCGGAAAATTTAAAAATAATAGTAATCATTTACATAAATCACTACATCTTTCATTAAGAGAAATTGAAGTATTAACATTGCTAGCAGAGGGGGAATCAACAAGTAGTGCTGCTGATAAATTACACTTGAGTGAGTATACGGTAAGAGATTATATTACAAAAATCATGCAGAAAATGAAGGCGAAGAATCGTACGGAAGCAGTAGCTTATGCAATTAGGCATGGAATGATCTAAAGTCATCTCTGTATAGATAAACTCGAGCAAGATAAAAAGGAGCTAATTAACTATATTTGCTCCTTTTTTCCCGTATGTAAGATCCCGTAAGACTCCCACTTCAAAAAGAAAAGTACTTATAGAATGTCAGTTTCACATGTCCAACGAAGCAAGTAGGTAGTCAGCTGTGCCATAAAACTTGTCTCCAGTCTAGTTTTCTTTATACGTTAGGAAAAGACAAAATTTTAGACAGTGGTTAAGGCGACGAAGTAGATTTTTTATGTTGAACGTATAAATGCAACCAGGTAGTATCCTGCTCTAAAGCTTGCCACGGTTAGCTAAGTTTTCTTTACCCTGCTGTGACGGCGATCCGATTATCCGTGCTTTCTTCTTTGTATATAGAATCAATTAAATCTTCATATCTGTTTTCAATAATATCTGTTTTAAGAGATAGCTTTGGGGTTAATTCTCCTCCGTCAATGGTCCATTCATTGCTAATAATAATTACTTTTTTAGGCTGTGCATAATTCGTAAATTTCTTAGTTAGCTTGATTACTTCTTCATTTAAAAGTTGTTGTACTTTTTTATCATTACATAGTGCTTCTCTGGAATTTGTATTCATTCCTCGCTTCTTGGCCCAAGGAATTAAATTTTCGTAATCTGGATTTACCAATGTAATCACGTATTTCCTTTTGTCACCAACTACAAGCGATTGACTAATATATGCACTTTCGTTTATAGCCGTTTCAACTGGAGCTGGTGCCACATTCATTCCGGTAGATAGAACAAGAATCCGCTTTTTACGGTCGATAATTTTTAAATAACCATTTTCATCTAATTTTCCAATATCGCCTGTTTTGAACCAGCCTTCTTCAAAAGCTTTTTCTGTTTCTTGGGCATTGTTATAATATCCTTCAGTAATATTAGGGCCTTTTACTAAGATTTCTCCATCTTCGGCAATTTTTAAATCGACATTAGGTA is a genomic window of Virgibacillus proomii containing:
- a CDS encoding DUF5011 domain-containing protein, encoding MIFYNDGLKIVHAKQETKTFDYECIAKTSIAGDILIDMKVTPTVSIPDMVNPHEKFSVSDIETAIEVDVTGSLAPLKGLINPFNDHLNQFHLQAANETVNVVGTEGVAIPETPFDNDAPFIPFSIGAIDASYTAGGVDVNIHVGEIKAEIHAKLGTTPVNLPVTCTPPEDTLLTTVKVEETEEEVDNDAPVITLNGDNPMTLNVGETYSEPGATAKDNVDGDLTEQMKISGEVITHKAGEYSITYTVTDKAGNKATATRTVYVEEAADPGDDDKPSDGDKPGDGDTPNDGEKPGDGAKPDDGEKPSDDQNPGDRDKPVNDEKPDDDNNIGVGNNNNDNPKQENTNKGGVLPNTATNIPFTLLIGTILLALGGSLHVFRKYIFN
- a CDS encoding response regulator transcription factor, whose translation is MKLTLDHYLDSLFHHGLVIMRENEQAIQDNWKKIQHYFQNTGKKSASTTVKSVKIFSEVIFGYQYDKETLMSQLRTAWNKEIGNNSLNQFIITLLENAVHQATNLNKDNNYNDHQAIQYVFTKIGEHILTEKIEHLFTIDTFLEHLVTSEQLPIEWVAVVVRSDNVFYVDKWFNRYQCLLHTHYEIAAENIFDLTEQLLRYITHSNNKNVITIPFENMTLLLCTDKGSTGHIVPFIHHALQLFQSSKTILNITRQEQRWKDSVIMFFESIMQAKSFKEALELVMKGFTKYLPFERCGIFSYSHNDEIGIGLSGHRFDIKAIQEITEDVRNFPVINNGLELLRLFGDGIKFLQPLYIPDAKDSFPTTYIQQFQLKSVVVAPIFKASNHELIGAAILDQGANKQFTMSQDTYTALIKFGQSAGEIIGKFKNNSNHLHKSLHLSLREIEVLTLLAEGESTSSAADKLHLSEYTVRDYITKIMQKMKAKNRTEAVAYAIRHGMI